From the Choloepus didactylus isolate mChoDid1 chromosome 20, mChoDid1.pri, whole genome shotgun sequence genome, one window contains:
- the CAD gene encoding CAD protein isoform X2: MAALVLEDGSVLRGQPFGASVSTAGEVVFQTGLVGYPEALTDPSYKAQILVLTYPLIGNYGIPPDEADTFGLSKWFESSGIHVAGLVVGECCPTPSHWSATRTLHEWLKEHGIPGLQGVDTRELTKKLREQGSLLGKLVQNGTEPSALPFLDPNARPLVPEVSIKASRVFNAGGTPRILALDCGLKYNQIRCLCQRGAEVTVVPWDHTLDSQEYEGLFLSNGPGDPASCPTVVSTLSKVLSEPNPRPVFGICLGHQLMALAIGAKTYKMRYGNRGHNQPCLLAGSGRCFLTSQNHGFAVETDSLPAGWAPLFTNANDHSNEGIVHDSLPFFSVQFHPEHQAGPSDMELLFDIFLETVKEAAAGNPRGQTVRERLIERLCPPAVPTPGSGLPPPRKVLILGSGGLSIGQAGEFDYSGSQAIKALKEENIQTLLINPNIATVQTSQGLADKVYFLPITPHYVTQVIRNERPDGVLLTFGGQTALNCGVELTKAGVLARYGVRVLGTPVETIELTEDRRAFAARMAEIGEHVAPSEAANSLEQAQAAAERLGYPVLVRAAFALGGLGSGFASSKEELSALVAPAFAHTSQVLVDKSLKGWKEIEYEVVRDAYGNCVTVCNMENLDPLGIHTGESIVVAPSQTLNDKEYQLLRQTAIKVTQHLGIIGECNVQYALNPECEQYYIIEVNARLSRSSALASKATGYPLAYVAAKLALGIPLPELRNSVTGGTAAFEPSLDYCVVKIPRWDLSKFLRVSTKIGSCMKSVGEVMGIGRSFEEAFQKALRMVDENCLGFDHTVKPVSDMELETPTDKRIFVVAAALWAGYSVERLYALTRIDRWFLHCMRRIVAHARLLEQHRGQPLPPDLLRQAKRLGFSDKQIALAVQSTELAIRKLRQELGICPAVKQIDTVAAEWPAQTNYLYLTYWGTTHDLTFRTPHVLVLGSGVYRIGSSVEFDWCAVGCIQQLRKMGYKTIMVNYNPETVSTDYDMCDRLYFDEISFEVVMDIYELESPEGVILSMGGQLPNNMAMALHRQQCRVLGTSPEAIDSAENRFKFSRLLDTIGISQPQWRELSDLESARQFCQAVGYPCVVRPSYVLSGAAMNVAYTDGDLERFLSSAAAVSKEHPVVISKFIQEAKEIDVDAVACDGVVAAIAISEHVENAGVHSGDATLVTPPQDITPKTLERIKAIVHAVGQELQVTGPFNLQLIAKDDQLKVIECNVRVSRSFPFVSKTLGVDLVALATRVIMREEVEPVGLMAGTGIVGVKVPQFSFSRLAGADVVLGVEMTSTGEVAGFGESRCEAYLKAMLSTGFKIPKKNILLTIGSYKNKSELLPTVRLLESLGYSLYASLGTADFYTEHGVKVTAVDWHFEEAVDGECPPQRSILEQLAENHFELVINLSMRGAGGRRLSSFVTKGYRTRRLAADFSVPLIIDIKCTKLFVEALGQIGPAPPLKAHVDCMASQKLVRLPGLIDVHVHLREPGGTHKEDFTSGTAAALAGGVTMVCAMPNTRPPIIDAPALALAQKLAEAGARCDFALFLGASAENAGTLGAVAGSAAGLKLYLNETFSELRLDSMAQWMEHFETWPSHLPIVAHAERQNVAAILMVAQLTQRSVHICHVARKEEILLIKAAKAQGLPVTCEVAPHHLFLSCEDLARLGPGKGEVRPALGSQQDVEALWENMAVIDCFASDHAPHTLEEKSGPQPPPGFPGLETMLPLLLTAVSEGRLSLDDLLQRLHHNPRRIFHLPPQEDTYVEVDLEHEWTIPSHMPFSKAHWTPFEGQKVKGTIRRVVLRGEVAYIDGQVLVPPGYGQDVRKWPQGAVPQLPPPTPSTSEITTTPERPRRGIPGLPDGRFHLPPRIHRASDPGLPAEEPKEKSRKAAEPELMGAPDGSCYPPPPVPRQASPQNLGAPGLLHPQTSPLLHSLVGQHILSVQQFTKDQMSHLFNVAHTLRMMVQKERSLDILKGKVMASMFYEVSTRTSSSFAAAMARLGGAVLSFSEATSSVQKGESLTDSVQTMSCYADVVVLRHPQPGAVELAAKHCRRPVINAGDGVGEHPTQALLDIFTIREELGTVNGMTITMVGDLKHGRTVHSLACLLTQYRVSLRYVAPPSLRMPPSVWAFVASRGTMQEEFESIEEALPDTDVLYMTRIQKERFGSTEEYEACFGQFILTPHIMTRAKKKMVVMHPLPRVNEISVEVDSDPRAAYFRQAENGMYIRMALLATVLGRF; this comes from the exons ATGGCGGCCCTGGTGTTAGAGGACGGGTCGGTTCTGCGGGGCCAGCCCTTTGGGGCCTCTGTGTCGACTGCCGGAGAAGTGG TGTTTCAAACCGGCTTGGTTGGCTACCCCGAGGCCCTCACTGACCCTTCCTACAAAGCACAGATCTTAGTGCTGACATATCCTCTGATTGGCAATTACGGCATCCCCCCAGATGAAGCGGATACGTTCGGTCTCAGCAAG TGGTTCGAGTCCTCGGGAATCCATGTGGCAGGACTGGTGGTGGGAGAGTGCTGTCCCACGCCCAGCCACTGGAGTGCTACCCGCACCCTGCACGAGTGGCTGAAGGAACATGGCATACCTGGCCTGCAAG GCGTGGACACTCGGGAGCTGACTAAGAAGTTGCGGGAGCAAGGGTCTCTGCTGGGGAAGCTGGTCCAGAATGGGACAGAGCCTTCAGCCCTGCCATTCTTGGATCCCAATGCCCGCCCCCTGGTGCCGGAGGTCTCCATTAAG GCTTCACGGGTATTCAATGCAGGGGGCACCCCTCGGATCCTCGCGTTGGACTGTGGCCTCAAGTATAATCAGATCCGATGCCTTTGCCAGCGGGGGGCTGAGGTCACCGTGGTACCCTGGGACCACACGCTGGACAGCCAGG AATATGAGGGTCTCTTCCTAAGTAATGGCCCTGGTGACCCTGCCTCCTGTCCCACCGTGGTATCCACCCTGAGCAAAGTCTTATCTGAGCCTAACCCCCGACCTGTCTTCGGGATCTGCCTAGGGCACCAGCTGATGGCCTTAGCCATTGGGGCCAAGACTTACAAGATGAG ATATGGGAACCGAGGTCATAACCAGCCGTGCTTGCTGGCGGGCTCTGGACGCTGCTTTCTGACATCCCAGAACCACGGGTTTGCTGTAGAAACAGACTCCCTGCCAGCAGGCTGGGCCCCTCTCTTCACCAACGCCAATGATCACTCCAACGAAGGCATTGTACACGACAGCCTGCCCTTCTTCAG TGTTCAGTTCCACCCAGAGCACCAAGCGGGTCCTTCAGATATGGAGCTGCTTTTTGACATCTTTCTGGAAACTGTGAAAGAGGCCGCAGCTGGGAACCCTAGGGGCCAGACAG TTCGAGAGCGGCTGATCGAGCGCCTCTGTCCCCCTGCGGTTCCCACGCCAGGCTCTGGGCTTCCCCCACCCCGAAAGGTTCTGATCCTGGGCTCAGGTGGCCTCTCCATTGGCCAGGCTGGAGAGTTTGACTACTCGGGCTCTCAG GCGATCAAGGCCCTGAAGGAAGAAAACATCCAGACACTGCTGATCAATCCCAATATTGCCACAGTACAGACTTCCCAGGGGCTGGCTGACAAGGTGTATTTCCTGCCCATAACACCTCACTACGTAACTCAG GTGATCCGTAATGAACGTCCAGATGGTGTGTTGCTGACTTTTGGGGGCCAGACAGCCCTGAACTGTGGTGTGGAGCTGACCAAGGCTGGGGTGCTGGCACGGTATGGGGTTCGGGTCCTGGGCACACCTGTGGAAACCATCGAGCTGACCGAAGATCGGCGGGCCTTTGCCGCCAGGATGGCAGAGATCGGGGAGCATGTGGCCCCCAGCGAGGCAGCAAATTCTCTTGAACAG GCCCAGGCAGCAGCCGAGCGGCTGGGGTACCCTGTGCTGGTGCGTGCAGCCTTTGCCCTGGGTGGCCTGGGCTCTGGCTTTGCCTCCAGCAAAGAGGAACTCTCTGCTCTCGTGGCCCCAGCTTTTGCCCACACCAGCCAAGTGCTGGTGGACAAGTCGCTGAAGGGATGGAAGGAGATTGAGTATGAAGTGGTCAGAGATGCCTACGGCAACTGTGTCACA GTGTGCAACATGGAGAACTTAGACCCACTGGGCATCCACACTGGTGAGTCCATAGTGGTGGCCCCGAGCCAGACGCTGAATGACAAGGAGTACCAGCTACTGCGGCAGACAGCCATCAAGGTGACCCAGCACCTGGGAATCATTGGGGAGTGCAACGTGCAGTATGCTTTGAACCCTGAGTGTGAACAG TATTACATCATCGAAGTGAATGCCAGGCTCTCGCGTAGCTCTGCCCTGGCCAGTAAGGCCACAGGCTACCCTCTGGCTTATGTGGCAGCCAAGCTTGCTTTGGGCATCCCCTTGCCTGAGCTCAG GAACTCTGTGACTGGGGGCACAGCAGCCTTTGAGCCTAGCCTGGATTACTGTGTGGTCAAGATCCCTCGATGGGACCTCAGCAAGTTCCTGCGTGTCAGCACCAAGATTGGGAGCTGCATGAAGAGCGTTG GTGAAGTCATGGGCATCGGGCGTTCCTTCGAGGAGGCCTTCCAGAAGGCGCTGCGCATGGTGGACGAGAACTGCCTGGGCTTTGACCACACTGTGAAACCGGTCAGCGATATG GAGCTGGAGACACCGACAGACAAGCGGATCTTCGTGGTGGCAGCGGCGCTGTGGGCTGGGTACTCGGTGGAGCGCCTGTATGCCCTCACGCGCATTGACCGCTGGTTCCTGCACTGCATGAGGCGCATCGTGGCTCACGCCCGGCTGCTGGAGCAGCACCGTGGCCAGCCGCTGCCCCCGGACCTGCTGCGCCAGGCCAAGCGCCTCGGCTTCTCAGACAAGCAGATTGCCCTCGCGGTTCAAAG CACCGAGCTGGCTATTCGCAAGCTGCGCCAGGAGCTGGGGATCTGCCCAGCGGTGAAACAGATTGACACCGTAGCGGCCGAGTGGCCAGCCCAGACGAATTACCTGTACCTGACCTACTGGGGCACCACTCACGACCTGACCTTTCGAACACCCCACGTGCTGGTCCTTGGCTCTGGGGTCTACCGCATTGGCTCCAGCGTCGAGTTTGACTGGTGTGCTGTGGGCTGCATCCAGCAGCTCCGCAAG ATGGGCTATAAGACTATCATggtgaactacaacccagagacAGTCAGCACCGACTACGACATGTGTGACCGGCTCTACTTTGACGAGATCTCATTTGAG GTGGTGATGGACATCTATGAGCTGGAGAGCCCTGAGGGCGTGATCCTGTCCATGGGTGGGCAGCTGCCCAACAACATGGCCATGGCATTGCATCGGCAGCAGTGCCGGGTGCTCGGCACCTCCCCTGAAGCCATTGACTCCGCCGAGAACCGTTTCAAGTTCTCCCGACTTCTTGACACGATCGGTATCAGCCAGCCTCAGTGGAGGGAGCTCAGTGACCTAGAG TCTGCTCGCCAGTTCTGCCAGGCTGTGGGGTACCCCTGTGTGGTGCGCCCCTCCTATGTGCTGAGCGGCGCGGCCATGAACGTGGCCTACACAGATGGGGACCTGGAGCGCTTCCTGAGCAGTGCAGCCGCCGTCTCCAAGGAGCACCCTGTGGTCATCTCCAAGTTCATCCAGGAGGCCAAG gagatTGATGTGGACGCTGTGGCCTGTGACGGCGTGGTAGCCGCTATCGCCATATCTGAGCacgtggagaatgcaggtgtgcACTCGGGTGATGCCACGCTTGTGACCCCCCCGCAAGACATCACCCCCAAAACCCTGGAGCGGATTAAAGCCATCGTGCACGCCGTGGGCCAGGAGCTGCAGGTCACAGGACCCTTCAACCTGCAGCTCATCGCCAAG GACGACCAGCTGAAAGTGATTGAGTGCAACGTGCGTGTCTCTCGCTCCTTCCCCTTCGTCTCCAAGACCCTGGGCGTGGACCTAGTGGCCTTGGCCACACGGGTCATCATGAGGGAGGAGGTGGAACCTGTGGGGCTCATGGCTGGCACCGGCATTGTGGGGGTGAAG GTGCCCCAGTTCTCGTTCTCACGCTTGGCGGGCGCTGACGTGGTGCTGGGTGTGGAAATGACCAGCACTGGGGAGGTGGCCGGCTTCGGGGAGAGCCGTTGCGAGGCCTACCTCAAGGCCATGCTCAGCACCGGCTTCAAGATCCCCAAGAAGAACATCCTACTCACCATCGGCAGCTACAAG AACAAAAGTGAGCTGCTCCCGACCGTGCGGTTGCTGGAGAGCCTGGGCTACAGCCTCTACGCCAGTCTAGGCACAGCTGACTTCTACACCGAGCATGGCGTCAAG GTAACAGCCGTGGACTGGCACTTCGAGGAGGCAGTGGACGGGGAGTGCCCGCCTCAGCGGAGCATCTTGGAGCAGCTGGCTGAGAATCACTTTGAGCTAGTGATTAACCTGTCGATGCGGGGGGCAGGGGGCCGGCGCCTCTCTTCCTTCGTCACCAAGGGCTACCGCACCCGGCGCTTGGCCGctgacttctctgtgcctctcaTCATCGATATCAAGTGCACCAAACTCTTTGTGGAG GCCCTGGGCCAGATTGGACCAGCCCCTCCTTTGAAGGCACATGTTGACTGCATGGCCTCCCAGAAGCTTGTGCGACTGCCTG GACTGATCGATGTCCACGTGCACCTGCGGGAGCCGGGCGGGACGCACAAGGAGGACTTCACCTCGGGCACGGCTGCTGCCCTGGCTGGGGGTGTCACCATGGTGTGTGCCATGCCTAACACCCGGCCCCCCATCATCGATgcccctgccctggccctggcccagAAG CTGGCAGAGGCAGGTGCCCGCTGTGACTTTGCCTTATTCCTCGGGGCCTCAGCTGAAAATGCGGGGACCCTCGGGGCTGTGGCCGGGTCTGCTGCAGGGCTGAAGCTCTACCTCAACGAGACCTTCTCGGAGCTGCGGCTGGACAGCATGGCCCAGTGGATGGAG CACTTCGAGACTTGGCCATCCCACCTTCCCATTGTGGCCCACGCCGAGCGGCAGAATGTGGCCGCCATCCTCATGGTGGCTCAGCTGACCCAGCGCTCAGTGCACATATGTCACGTGGCACGGAAGGAAGAG ATCTTGCTGATTAAAGCCGCAAAGGCCCAGGGGCTGCCGGTGACCTGCGAGGTGGCCCCTCACCATCTCTTCCTGAGCTGCGAGGACCTGGCGCGCCTGGGACCCGGGAAGGGGGAGGTCCGGCCTGCGCTTGGCTCCCAGCAGGACGTGGAGGCCTTGTGGGAGAACATGGCTGTCATCGACTGCTTTGCCTCTGACCACG CCCCCCACACCTTGGAGGAGAAGtctgggccccagcctccccctGGCTTCCCCGGGCTGGAGACCATGCTGCCTCTGCTGCTGACAGCCGTCAGCGAGGGCCGGCTCAGTTTGGACGACCTGCTGCAGCGACTGCACCACAACCCTCGGCGCATCTTCCACCTGCCCCCCCAGGAGGACACCTATGTGGAG GTGGACCTGGAGCATGAGTGGACAATCCCCAGCCACATGCCCTTCTCCAAGGCTCACTGGACACCCTTCGAAGGGCAGAAGGTGAAGGGCACCATCCGCCGCGTGGTCCTGCGAGGGGAGGTGGCCTATATCGACGGGCAG GTGCTGGTGCCTCCGGGCTACGGACAAGATGTGCGCAAGTGGCCTCAGGGGGCTGTTCCCCAgctcccgccccccaccccctccaccagtGAGATAACCACG ACCCCCGAAAGGCCCCGCCggggcatcccagggcttcccgaTGGCCGCTTCCACCTGCCGCCCCGGATCCACCGAGCCTCGGACCCAGGTTTACCAG CTGAGGAGCCAAAGGAGAAGTCCCGGAAGGCAGCTGAGCCGG AGCTGATGGGAGCCCCTGACGGCAGCTGCTACCCTCCACCACCAGTGCCCAGACAGGCGtcaccccagaacctgggggccCCAGGCCTGCTGCACCCCCAGACCTCACCCCTGCTGCACTCATTAGTGGGCCAACATATCCTGTCCGTCCAGCAGTTCACCAAGGACCAG ATGTCTCACCTCTTTAATGTGGCACACACACTGCGCATGATGGTCCAGAAGGAGCGCAGCCTGGACATCCTCAAG GGGAAAGTGATGGCCTCCATGTTCTATGAGGTGAGCACGCGGACCAGCAGCTCCTTTGCAGCAGCCATGGCCCGCCTCGGAGGCGCTGTGCTCAGCTTCTCAGAAGCCACCTCCTCCGTCCAGAAGGGCGAGTCCCTGACTGACTCGGTCCAGACTATGAGCTGCTACGCCGACGTCGTGGTGCTGCGGCACCCCCAGCCCGGGGCGGTGGAG CTGGCGGCCAAGCACTGCCGGAGGCCAGTGATCAACGctggggatggggttggggagCACCCCACCCAGGCCCTGCTGGACATCTTCACCATCCGGGAGGAGCTTGGGACTGTCAATGGCATGACG ATCACGATGGTGGGCGACCTGAAGCATGGGCGCACAGTGCACTCCCTGGCCTGCCTGCTCACCCAGTATCGCGTCAGCCTGCGCTACGTGGCCCCCCCCAGCCTGCGCATGCCCCCCAGCGTGTGGGCCTTCGTGGCCTCCCGTGGCACCATGCAG GAGGAATTTGAGAGCATTGAGGAGGCATTGCCTGACACCGACGTGCTCTACATGACACGGATCCAGAAGGAGCGCTTTGGCTCTACCGAGGAGTACGAAGCT TGCTTTGGTCAGTTCATCCTCACTCCCCACATCATGACCCGGGCCAAGAAGAAGATGGTGGTGATGCACCCACTGCCCCGGGTCAACGAGATAAG TGTGGAGGTGGACTCAGACCCCCGTGCAGCCTACTTCCGTCAGGCCGAGAACGGCATGTACATACGCATGGCTCTGTTAGCCACCGTGCTGGGCCGCTTCTAA